The proteins below come from a single Roseiflexus sp. RS-1 genomic window:
- a CDS encoding IS110-like element ISRfsp2 family transposase, whose protein sequence is MASRESLFIGIDVSKQTLDVAFGADPHAPRETIPSTDEGVQLLVTRLQRLQPTLIVLEATGGLERMVFAQLLQAGVPTARVQPRRVRALAHAEGRQAKTDRLDARLLARFAERVRPPHHQATDEQRASLRDLLVRREQVIQMRTAEINRLTAAAPNLRPGIQQHIDWLDQEIRALEQERDNEAERTDEVRRKRELRESVPGIGAITALNLLLRLPELGTIKRTEAAAVVGVAPYANQSGAQHKPRHISGGRRDVRSVLYMATLAATRRRLVRRAFDQRLCQAGKPRKVAIVAAMRKLLTILGAILRQQKPWDPAVHTSAP, encoded by the coding sequence ATGGCTTCCCGTGAGTCGCTCTTTATCGGCATTGATGTCTCCAAACAGACGCTGGATGTGGCGTTTGGCGCCGACCCGCACGCGCCACGCGAGACGATACCGTCTACCGACGAAGGTGTCCAGCTCCTGGTCACGCGACTCCAGCGCCTGCAGCCGACCCTGATTGTGCTGGAGGCGACCGGCGGGCTGGAGCGCATGGTGTTCGCCCAACTGCTCCAGGCTGGCGTGCCGACGGCGCGGGTGCAGCCACGCCGCGTGCGCGCCCTGGCGCACGCGGAAGGACGCCAGGCGAAGACCGACCGCCTGGATGCCCGGTTGCTCGCCCGCTTTGCCGAACGGGTGCGCCCGCCGCACCACCAAGCGACGGACGAGCAGCGCGCATCCTTGCGCGACCTGCTGGTCCGGCGGGAGCAGGTGATTCAGATGCGGACGGCTGAGATCAATCGGTTGACGGCTGCCGCGCCGAACCTCCGCCCGGGCATCCAGCAGCATATTGATTGGCTGGATCAGGAGATCCGTGCGCTTGAGCAGGAACGCGACAACGAGGCGGAGCGCACCGACGAGGTGCGCCGGAAACGGGAGCTGCGCGAAAGCGTGCCCGGCATCGGCGCGATCACCGCACTGAACCTGCTGCTCCGCCTGCCCGAACTGGGGACCATCAAGCGCACGGAAGCGGCGGCCGTTGTGGGCGTTGCGCCGTATGCCAATCAGAGCGGCGCACAGCACAAACCCCGGCATATCTCCGGCGGCAGGAGGGATGTGCGCAGCGTGTTGTACATGGCGACCCTGGCGGCCACGCGGCGCCGTCTGGTCAGGCGCGCCTTCGATCAGCGCCTGTGTCAAGCTGGCAAGCCGCGCAAGGTCGCCATCGTCGCTGCGATGCGCAAGCTGCTGACTATTCTCGGCGCAATATTGCGTCAGCAAAAGCCCTGGGATCCGGCTGTGCATACGAGCGCCCCTTGA
- a CDS encoding glutaredoxin family protein, whose product MSETKPQPRVIMFTTPTCSFCNAAKNYFRQKGIKFKDVDVSKDPAAARDMVRRSGQQGVPVIDIGGKIVVGFDRPNIDRLPDIK is encoded by the coding sequence ATGAGCGAGACGAAGCCACAGCCACGAGTCATCATGTTCACCACGCCGACCTGCTCGTTTTGCAATGCGGCGAAAAACTACTTCCGGCAAAAAGGGATCAAGTTCAAGGATGTCGATGTGAGCAAAGACCCCGCCGCTGCGCGCGACATGGTGCGTCGCTCAGGGCAGCAGGGCGTACCGGTCATCGACATTGGCGGCAAGATCGTCGTTGGCTTCGACCGCCCCAACATTGATCGCCTGCCGGACATCAAATAG
- a CDS encoding IS630 family transposase (programmed frameshift) has translation MPRPKAYVVTLTEKERLSLLDLLKKGEVNARMVTRARILLLSAEGATDQSIADVLKVNPQTVRNIRKRFVEEGLEAALQERPRPGAQPKLDSKQEAFLIALACSAPPEGRERWTMQLLADRLVELKIVESISDETVRRGVKKNNLKPWQKQQWRLGQITADFLWRMEDVLDLYAEPYDPRRPVVCFDERPYQLVADVQAPLPMEPGRPQRVDDEYERQGCCNLFLIFQPLTGWREVHVTERRTKEDFARQMKWLVDEVFPEAEGIRVVLDNLNTHTPAVLYQTFPPEEARRLTRKLAFHSTPKHGSWLNMTEIEFSILARQCLDRRLPDIESVRREVDAWAKARSEVRATVQWRFTTANARLTFRRFYHQ, from the exons ATGCCCAGACCCAAAGCATACGTGGTGACGCTGACCGAAAAGGAGCGCTTGTCCCTGCTTGATCTCCTGAAGAAGGGGGAAGTGAACGCCCGGATGGTTACTCGGGCCCGGATTCTGCTCCTTTCAGCAGAGGGCGCGACCGATCAATCGATAGCCGATGTGCTCAAGGTGAATCCGCAGACGGTGCGGAACATCCGAAAACGGTTCGTAGAGGAGGGGCTGGAAGCCGCTTTGCAGGAGCGCCCCCGGCCTGGCGCCCAGCCGAAACTGGACAGCAAACAGGAGGCGTTCCTGATCGCCCTGGCCTGCAGCGCGCCGCCGGAGGGCCGGGAGCGCTGGACGATGCAGCTCTTGGCCGACCGGCTGGTGGAACTGAAGATTGTGGAATCCATCTCCGACGAAACGGTGCGGCGGG GTGTTAAAAAAAACAACCTTAAGCCCTGGCAGAAGCAGCAGTGGCGCCTTGGACAGATTACTGCGGACTTCCTCTGGCGCATGGAAGATGTGCTGGACCTGTACGCCGAACCTTACGACCCACGACGACCGGTCGTCTGCTTTGACGAACGGCCGTATCAGTTGGTGGCGGATGTCCAGGCGCCCCTGCCGATGGAGCCGGGGCGTCCGCAGCGGGTGGACGACGAATATGAGCGGCAAGGATGCTGCAACCTGTTTTTGATCTTTCAACCCCTGACGGGCTGGCGGGAAGTCCACGTGACGGAGCGGCGGACGAAGGAGGACTTCGCCCGCCAAATGAAATGGCTGGTGGATGAAGTCTTCCCGGAGGCAGAGGGGATTCGCGTGGTGCTGGACAACCTGAACACCCATACCCCAGCTGTTCTGTACCAGACTTTTCCACCAGAGGAAGCCCGACGGCTGACACGGAAGTTGGCGTTTCACTCTACGCCGAAGCATGGCAGTTGGCTGAACATGACAGAGATCGAGTTCTCCATCCTGGCTCGCCAATGTCTGGATCGGCGTCTGCCGGATATAGAGAGCGTACGCCGAGAGGTAGACGCATGGGCAAAAGCCCGTAGTGAAGTCCGGGCTACCGTGCAATGGCGGTTCACCACGGCCAATGCCCGGCTCACGTTTCGTCGCTTTTATCATCAGTAA
- a CDS encoding PIN domain-containing protein — translation MRVYLDNCCFQRPLDNKSQVRVRLESEAVLALLSLWEQHQIEVISSEALEFELAQNPDPVRRAYVAEIVSGAAIRVQVDHAISMRAKELEAGGLRGMDALHIACAEAAGADYFCSCDDRLLRRARVIEGLRVKVVSLLVLAGELAQ, via the coding sequence ATGAGAGTCTATCTGGACAACTGCTGTTTTCAGCGCCCGCTGGACAACAAGAGTCAGGTGCGGGTGCGGCTGGAGTCGGAAGCAGTCCTTGCTCTTCTTTCACTCTGGGAACAGCACCAGATCGAGGTAATCTCATCCGAAGCGCTCGAGTTTGAACTGGCTCAAAATCCTGATCCGGTACGGCGCGCCTACGTTGCTGAGATTGTATCGGGCGCGGCGATCAGGGTGCAGGTTGACCATGCCATCTCGATGCGCGCAAAAGAACTCGAAGCTGGCGGCCTGCGCGGCATGGACGCTCTCCATATCGCCTGTGCGGAAGCAGCAGGCGCTGATTACTTCTGCTCGTGTGATGATCGCCTTCTTCGCCGGGCGCGCGTCATCGAAGGACTGCGCGTGAAGGTCGTGTCGTTATTGGTGTTAGCAGGAGAACTTGCACAATGA